From the genome of Vitis riparia cultivar Riparia Gloire de Montpellier isolate 1030 chromosome 2, EGFV_Vit.rip_1.0, whole genome shotgun sequence, one region includes:
- the LOC117928444 gene encoding methanol O-anthraniloyltransferase-like, producing the protein MAMELPISFSVTRGEPRLVAPAKPTPRELKELSDIDDQEGLRFQVPIIFFYGNSSLMDGKDPAKVIREALAKALVYYYPFAGRLVEGSNRKLLVDCTGEGVLFVEADADTTLEYLGDAIQPPCPCFEELLYDVPGSGGILGCPLLLFQVTRLRCGGFVLALRLNHTMSDSFGLLQFLNAVSEIAQGAEVPSVLPVWQREFLNARNPPCITCRHYEFEEVHNTKGTLGVMDDDNTVHRSFFFGPKEIRSLKMRIPQALGPYTTYEALAACVWRCRTVAFGVDPNEFVRFSSAMSMRGKRGLQLPSGYYGNAFAYPAAVAKVGELCKNPLGYAVELVKKGKAEMSEEYIKSLAALMVIKGRPLYTRTGFFIISDNTRVGFQDVDFGWGKPLYGGLAKASSLISFFLRFRNSKGEEGIVVPIRLPLPVMERFEQEVKRMVAEEAVEVP; encoded by the exons ATGGCAATGGAATTACCGATATCATTCTCGGTGACCCGAGGCGAGCCACGGCTTGTTGCGCCTGCAAAACCTACGCCGCGCGAGCTGAAGGAACTCTCAGACATAGATGACCAAGAAGGGCTTAGGTTTCAGGTTcccataatatttttctatggaaACAGTTCTTTAATGGATGGAAAAGACCCTGCAAAGGTGATTCGGGAAGCGCTAGCTAAAGCGCTCGTTTATTACTACCCGTTTGCGGGTAGGCTTGTAGAAGGGTCTAATAGGAAGCTCCTGGTGGACTGCACCGGGGAAGGCGTCTTGTTCGTTGAGGCTGATGCAGACACCACACTGGAGTATCTGGGCGATGCCATTCAGCCGCCTTGTCCATGTTTTGAGGAGCTTCTATATGATGTTCCTGGCTCGGGAGGGATCCTTGGTTGTCCATTGTTGTTATTTCAG GTGACGCGTCTGAGGTGCGGAGGGTTTGTTCTTGCACTGCGCCTAAACCACACAATGAGTGATTCCTTCGGGCTGCTGCAGTTCCTGAATGCTGTAAGCGAGATAGCCCAAGGCGCAGAAGTGCCATCTGTGTTGCCCGTGTGGCAAAGGGAGTTCTTGAATGCGCGGAATCCACCATGTATAACATGTAGGCATTATGAATTTGAGGAGGTACACAACACCAAGGGCACACTAGGGGTTATGGATGATGACAATACGGTCCACCGATCTTTCTTCTTTGGCCCTAAAGAGATAAGATCCCTCAAGATGCGAATTCCCCAAGCCCTTGGTCCATACACCACATATGAGGCACTAGCCGCGTGTGTATGGAGATGCCGCACAGTTGCATTTGGTGTAGACCCTAACGAGTTTGTCCGTTTTTCAAGCGCAATGAGCATGCGGGGCAAACGGGGTTTGCAGTTGCCTTCTGGTTACTATGGCAATGCATTTGCCTACCCAGCTGCAGTAGCCAAGGTTGGAGAACTCTGTAAAAATCCTTTGGGATATGCAGTAGAGTTGGTGAAGAAGGGCAAGGCTGAAATGAGTGAAGAGTACATAAAATCACTGGCAGCTCTTATGGTAATTAAAGGGCGGCCCTTATATACACGCACAGGGTTCTTCATCATTTCTGATAACACCCGGGTTGGCTTTCAAGATGTCGATTTCGGTTGGGGGAAGCCCTTATATGGTGGGCTTGCTAAGGCTTCTTCTCTTATTAGCTTCTTTCTGCGGTTTAGAAACAGTAAAGGAGAGGAAGGGATTGTTGTCCCAATACGGTTGCCTCTTCCAGTTATGGAAAGGTTTGAACAGGAGGTAAAGAGGATGGTTGCAGAGGAAGCAGTTGAAGTTCCATAA